In Saccharomyces eubayanus strain FM1318 chromosome II, whole genome shotgun sequence, the genomic stretch AGATTTTTGATATGAATGATATTGTCGCAACAAAAATGACTGAAATATTCAGTGCTGggaatgaagaagatccAAGAGATTTCGATGTATCTGTAATTCCAAGTCTTGGTAACAACGATGTTTTCCCGCATAACATGTTTGCATTGGGACCTACTCTTCAAACCAGGGAATATTATAGGCTTTGGAAGAATTTCGTTccgcaacaacagcaaagGATATTTGATAGAAGTGCTTCGTATTTGACGGAAGTCATTCCGGGGAGGCTCGCTGTTTTGTCAATTAATACACTATATCTATTTCAGGCTAATCCCTTAGTTGACAATTGTAATTCGAAGAAGGAGCCGGGCTACCAACTCTTACTCTGGTTAGGCTATGTCTTAGAAGAACTAAGACATAGAGGAATGAAAGTATGGCTTAGTGGACACGTGCCTCcaattgcaaaaaattTCGATCAATCTTGTTATGACAAGTTTACCCTATGGACTCATGAGTACAGAGACATAATTGTTGGAGGATTATATGGACATATGAATGTCGATCACTTCATTCCAGCAGATGGTAAAAAGGCAAGAAAATCTCTTCTCAGAAATTTGGAGCCGTATAGTCGTGTTCGAGAAGGAGGAGAGATTGcagaggaggaggaggatgatgatgatgatgatgaaactAATCTAAATAGAATTCTGGGTCATGCAATGACTGCAAAAGAAGCCTATTTGATGGGTGCTAAGCCATCTAACAAAGAAGCATACATGGACACCGTTCGTGATACACACTACCGTAAAGTATGGAATAAGCTGCAAAGAGTTGAATCGGAAGATACCGTGGAGagtgaaaacaagaacaaaaagaagaagaacaaaaagaagaagaagaagaagaagaagccaaTCACTAGACAAGAGCTTATTGAGCGTTATTCTATTGTAAATATAGGTGGTTCTGTCATTCCAACTTTCAATCCTGCCTTTAGAATATGGGAATATAACATTAGCGATATAGCAGATGAATCCGACTTCGGTATCTCGAAGGATAAACCTTGGGATgagttttttgaatcaCTAGACAAGATTATGGAAGAATCCTTACTGGAAGACGAACCGGACAGCAAAAACATTGACTCCCGAATTAGCAGCGAGGGCTCtgacaaaaagaaaaagcgaAAGAGTGATGATAAAACGGTTCCAGTTGAAATGCCAGAAGGATACGGACTAGGTCCCGCGTATGTACCGCAACTGTTTACTCCAACAcgttttgttcaattttaTGCCGATTTGGAGAAGAttaataaagaatattatagCTCATTGGATGAGTCGAAGGATGTTTTCAAGTATGAAGTAGAGTACACCTCGGATGAGAAGCCGTACTCGATGGACACGTTAACAGTAGGAAGCTATTTGGATTTGGCAGGTAGGTTGTATGAAGACAACCCTGCATGGGAACAATATGTTGAATGGTCATTTGCATCTTCTGGCTACAAAGATGATTGAGCGAAGTAGGTGTATAAAAGgcatattctttttccgtatttttttctgtctATAGTGCTTCTGTAAATCAGTAaagctaaaaaaatatataaagcATTTTTGTTATCGTATATAGGCGAATGTATCTTTGTTTAATCAAGGGGACGAAGGGTTACCATATAAACTTTGATTAGTTGTTTGCGCTTTCAAAATACTCTTTAGAATCTTTGACGTCGGGTTTGATGGTGGCAGCGCCCGGAGTCCAGTTACATGGCAAGACTGTACCGTTCTTGTCAGTCCACTGGAAACCTTCAACCAGTCTCAAAGCTTCGTCAACATTTCTGCCAACGGAAAGATCATTGATGGTGATGTGTCTAATTGCACCCTTTGGATCGATAATGAATAAACCTCTCAAGGCaataccttcttcttcaattagGACACCATAGTCTCTGGACAAAGAATGATTGGTGTCGGCTAATAAAGGAACATTGACTGGACCCAAGCCACCGTCCTTTCTAGCAAGGTTGGTCCACGCCAGTAAGGAATATTCCGAGTCGGTGGAGGCAAATAGAATTTGGGCACCTTGCTCCTCGAACTTCTTGGCAGCATCGGAAAATGCCACAATTTCAGTTGGACAGACAAATGAAAAGGCTAATGGCACAAAGGCGAGAACAACATATTTACCTTTGTATTGTTCCAAAGAGATTTCTTCGAAGATACCGTCGACTACCGCTGTTTTCTTAAAAGCTGGGGCttgtttttgaacttgtGCTACCATGTTTACCTCTcgaatgtttttttcagaataaGCTAATTTTCAGCAAAAGtggtattttttcttgcttttggtGATATCTAGATATGCTTCGTACGAATACTCTTAGAACTAAACATGATGGAAACCAATTGAATATATCTTTGCGATGCCCGTgccttatatatattacaTTGGATTTTTTTCGACCTTCGAACCTCTGTTCTCGGTTTAGCGAAAGGCTTTTCAGATGTGTAAGAGAAAGGACGGGCCTCGCCTCTCCCTATACGATATTATTTGTAAGACGGAGCCAACAGCCGGCCATGCGCTAATGACTAAGACgagtgaagaagaagggtGAACATGAGCGAAGGACCTGCGATCAACTAAGGAACACCCGGTAGCCTCTTGTCGGTGCCTAACGTCATGGTCGATTGGCAACTTTGCCCTGGCACTCGCCATATTGATGACTTGGCACTGAGATTCTAGAAGAATATTCGGATGGTCTCCGTGCTTAGTAATAAGAAACAGGAACTGGTCCAGATAACTCGAGAAGTtctatattattattatctaATTAGTGGTTggattttctgttttccttATGTTATAGTACTATCTTGCTCACTGTAAGCTTAGTAATGCCTATATACGGTTACATTAGTTTTCAGCGAAGATGAAGTCCTTCAATTCCTTGTAGGCCCTGTCCAAGTCCTCGTTAAcgatgattttttcatgaGCGCCAGTTTTGGCGTATGCTAATTCAGCTTCAGCGGCGCTTAATCTCTTGGAGATGGATTCTTCGGTTTCAGTACCTCTGCCCTCCAGTCTCTTTCTCAAATCGTCGATCGATGGTGGAGccacaaacaaaaatctaGCATTTAATTCTGGGACTTCCTTGACAGACTTGACACCTTGCATATCGATGTCTAAAATACAAGTCTTACCAGTTTCACCGACTTGTTTGACGGAAGCAACGGTGGTACCGTAGTAGTTGCCAGAAAATTGAGCCCATTCGATAAATTCATTGTTTTTAATCATGGATTTGAACCCTTCTACATCAACAAAGTTGTAGTCTTTTCCGTTGACCTCACCGGCTCTTGGAGCTCTGGTAGTGGACGAAACACTAAATCCGAAGGATTTTGGGTACTCAGCAAAtagtttcttcaataagGTAGATTTACCTGTACCGCTTGGACCGGAAATAACAATAGGACGGGACATTATTTGTTAGCTCTGTGGTTTTATCTCAGATGTTTTAACAGGATTTCAAGCCGAATACAAGTAACTATCGGGTATTTATTCATATTCAAAActgatttgttttcttatttttttttttcaaatttttcaagcaaGAATTTGAGATGTCCCCGATGCGTGTAAAGTCAGTAATAAGAAACTCACACGAAACTTACGCGCCTTAAAAGTACCCGGCATCATCTCTTAATCTCACATGGACTTCAAGCGTTTGTTGTCCTCAAGTATCTTGCAATTCTGCCCCTGTCTTGCCTAGTTAGCACGGACTACGTGAAGTATCTGTCATTTGGGGTCAATGAAGGTGTACGAAATACAACTGGATACGTTGGGTATTCTGAGAGCACCTGACATCGTGAGGCATTTTTATTAATTAGCTTGCAATAGCTTCTTTTTGCAATGCGTATTAACTAGCTTTGTTTATAttgtttcaaatcattattTACGATGATATGGTTCCTATTAACTTTTTCTATCTACGGTAAGGTGAAGGGCACCCAAGATCGCCATATAGATGTAGATGTAGTGCGTTTGAAGTAAACGACAGAAATCGCAGCATAATCCTTAAATTGCAATTAGCACACTATATTATATGGAAATATGTTATCTAAGGTGTTGCTAAATATAGCATTCAAGGTGCTGCTGACCACCGCTAAGAGGGCCGTTGATTctgatgacgatgatgaactTCTTCCTTCCCCTGATCTACCGGATGTCGATGATCCCATAACAGGTGATCCCGATGTAGATATAAGCCCTGTTACTGAAGAAATGTTCTCTTCATGGGCCTTATGCATCATGTTGTTCTTATTAATCTCTGCATTATGGTCAGGTTATTACTTGACTCAAAAACGTATAAGAGCGGTACATGAAACTGTGCTTTCAATCTTCTATGGTATGGTTATCGGGCTGATAATAAGAATGTCCCCCGGGCATTATATTCAAGATACTGTCACGTTCAATTCCACCTATTTCTTTAATGTCCTGTTGCCACCTATCATTTTAAATAGCGGGTATGAGCTGAATCAAGcgaattttttcaataatatgGTATCCATCCTAATTTTTGCCATACCGGGGACTTTTATATCTGCTGTCGTAATAGGTATCATACTCTATGTCTGGACTTTCCTAGGATTGGAGAGTATCGACATTTCATTTGCAGATGCAATGTCTGTCGGTGCCACTTTATCAGCTACTGACCCTGTTACTATCCTTTCCATATTCAATGCCTATAAAGTTGATCCTAAATTATACACAATTATTTTTGGCGAATCTTTGTTAAATGATGCAATTTCTATTGTCATGTTTGAGACTtgccaaaaatttcatgGTCAGCCTGCGACATTTTCTTCGGTTTTTGAAGGGGCAGGCCTCTTTTTAATGACCTTCTCTGTTTCATTATTGATCGGTGTTCTCATAGGAATTCTTGTTGCCCTTTTATTGAAGCACACTCTTATAAGACGCTATCCTCAAATTGAGAGTTGTCTAATCCTGTTAATTGCCTATGAGTcctatttcttttccaacgGTTGCCACATGTCTGGTATCGTTTCCCTGTTATTCTGCGGTATCACTTTGAAACATTACGCTTATTATAACATGTCAAGAAGATCACAAATCACCATCAAGTATATCTTTCAACTGCTGGCAAGATTATCGGAGaattttatcttcatttatCTAGGCCTGGAGCTTTTCACTGAGGTGGAATTAGTTTACAAGCCACTTTTAATCATTGTCGCTGCTATTTCTATATGTGTAGCACGTTGGTGTGCCGTATTTCCACTATCTCGATTCATTAATTGGATTTATAGAATGAAGACAATCAGATCCATGAGCGGAGTCACTGGCGAGAATATCTCTATTCCTGATGAAATACCTTACAATTATCAAATGATGACATTCTGGGCCGGACTGCGTGGTGCTGTGGGGGTTGCTTTAGCCTTGGGTATTCAAGGTGAGTATAAATTTACTTTATTGGCGACGGTTCTTGTTGTCGTAGTTTTAACTGTTATCATCTTTGGAGGTACTACGGCAGGAATGTTGGAAGTTTTAAATATCAAAACTGGTTGTAtaagtgaagaagatgtaTCTGATGACGAATTTGATATTGAAGCTCCAAGGACAATCAATTTTATGAGTGGTAGCCCCATGCCGACAGGTTTAGGGCCATATTCTGATAACAATTCACCTGATGTTTCAATAGATCAACTAACAgtcaacaacaacaacaacaacaacaacaagagtGTTCCTGATCATCCATCAATGGGTGACAATACCTTCGGAGAGTTGGACGAGACCGAAAACACCAGCCCTAACTTGGGAAGATCATCAATCGATAAGCGTAATTTAAGAGATAAGCTAGGCACGATCTTCAACGCCKACTCACAATGGTTCCAGAATTTTGATGAGCAAGTATTGAAGCCCGTGTTCTTGGATAACATGTCGCCGTCCATACAAGACTCAGCCACTCAGTCTCCTTCCGAATTCACTTCCCAAAACCACTAGACTCTTGCCTATTTTAgtataaatatatcaattAAGTGTTTATACATTCCCTTAGTCAGCTTTTAAGAAGAGCTTCCTCTTTTATGCCTCCTTTCATCTAACACCCTTTTGCTGGAATACATATATAGACACACCTATATAAGTGTTCTTATTAGCAAGCTATAACGTGCGTTACCCGATCGCAAAACGCTCTTCATTTTGCCGCTTTGTGATAATGAGGAATTTCTACTAGCTTCTAAAGAGCTGAATACTGAATCATCATAATCCagacaaaacaaaaagaataaggTAAATATCACCATATCAGACGCGTACCTCAGCTATCGAATACTTACAGCTTCTCGTATCATTGGTCGGAAAAGAGTGCATTTTTAGTTTgcttttttgttattcataaaagatatatatttatgGTGCTTTTTACTCGGTgtgaaaaagcaagaaaggaGAAACTTGCTGCTAGCTATAAGGCATTAGTTGACTACTTGGTCGATTGTGATGTTCCCACCTTCTTAGCAAGAATTGAGACTATACAAGAATGGGACCGGTCAAGAGATGACCTTTACGTTTGGATCCCCATTCTAGATCGAATGGATGAACTCCTGTCGAAAGTGGcagaaaaatataattaCAAGCAAGATTCTAAAAAGGAATCCGAAGTTAAACTATTAGAAATGGAAGCGCATGACGTTATTTACTGTTTGAAGATGCTACAATTTACTCGTCGATTACTTTTGAACACAGAAAACAGATTTGTTTACTCCTCTGGGGATGTTTTAATACATCTGCTAAATTGTCCAAACTTCACAATAAAATTAGCAGTTATGAGGATTTTGGCTATTTTAGGCGAAAGATTTGTCATAGCGAGAGAAAAGATAGTTGCGCATAATATTTTTGGTGATCATGATCTAAGGAAAAATGCTCTTAAATTAGCTTTATCCTTGTCGTCTTCTGTCATGGATGAAGATGGAGAACATTTTTCACTCGTAGATTTGTACTTTgataagaagaaagttCCTCAAAAATGGAGAAAGTTAAGATTTACGCACTATACTTCAAATggcttcaaaaaatcaaacctGTCGAAAAATAACGGTAATGAGGTAACTTCCATTAAGAAGGTGACCATGACAAGTCAAGAATTATGCGATCACTCTTTGCAGgaaatcttcaataaagGTATGGAACTTTTACCATCAGAAAGTTGGTTTGACTTTTCGGTAAAAGCCTCGGTGGCAAAAGCCTTCAGTGATGATTCTAACGAAAATAAGGATTTGAGGAACTTAATCATTGAAACAAAATTGAACGCTATTGCATTCGTGAACACCATTTTCTCACCTCCTCAAGTGAGTTCCAAGTTATTCGAATTGGATCCTTATGCTTTTAACAGTTTAACTGACTTAATTTCGTTATCTGAAACCAAAATACCAAAGGAATTAAGAACAGATGCTCTTTTCACATTGGAAtgtatttctttgaagcACGTCTGGTGTTCAGACATCATTAGAAACCTTGGTGGTAACATATCGCACGGCCTATTGTTCCAGATTCTGCGTTACATTGCCAAGACATTGAGAGAAGCGACAGATGAGGTTGACGAAGAATATAATGTGAGGTTTTTCTACTTGATATCGAACCTAGCTGACGTTAAACCTTTGCATGAATCTCTGTTTGCTGCCGGTTTGATTCCTACATTATTAGAGATTGTATCTATAAGAAACTGTTCGTATAAGCGTACGCTAGCTTCGGCAACACATCTTTTGGAGACATTTATAGATAACAGTGAAACTGCTACTGAATTCATCGAAAACGACGGTTTTACTATGTTAATCACTTCTGTGGCCAATGAAATCGACTTTACACTTGAACATCCAGAAACATGGCAACCTCCAAAATATTCTGTGGTCTATTACTCAATCTCCTTCAGAGAGTTGGCATATATCAGAAGTTTGCTGAAGCTCGTTCTCAAATTATTAAGTACAGACTCAGGAGACAGGATTAGAAATTTGATAGATTCACCAATACTCGTTTcactaaagaaaatcctGGAGAATAAATTTGTATTTGGTTTAAATTTAATAACTTACACTCTCGATGTAGTTCAAAAAGTAATAAATAGTGAGCCTACTATTTATCCTGTTCTCGTTGAAGCAGGTCTGATTCCATATATCGTTGACAATTTCCCAAAGCTATTAGGGCCTTCTGCGGAATTATTGAGTTTACTTCCTGACGTCATTTCCGCAATATGCCTGAATTCAGAGGGGCTAAACcaagttaaagaaaaaggtcTTATAAACCATctatttgattttttgctCGATGCTGACCACGCACGTATATTAACTGGGGGCGATCGCTCTACCGAATACGGTACTGACATCGATGAATTGGCAAGACATTATCCGGATTTGAAGGCAAACATTGTAGAGGCTCTATGTGATGTAATTAGAAAAATGCCAAGTGCAtataaagatgaaagagAATTCCTTTTCACTTCGCCGAAAGATgagaaatatttctttcatgaaaaaaatgaggaaGTGCTGGTTGATAAAGAGGAGCATGAGCCCGCTTATTGGGAGTTATTAGATAAGGGAACTATGTTGGACACGTTCACTAGTGTTTTGTTTGGTATGTCATTGGGAAATGGCTCTTTTTCGCAGGTTCCACAACATTTAGAAgcaaaagattttttggCAATTCTATTCATGGAAAATCCGCCTTATGAATACTTTACTTCAGTAGCAATATCAAATGTCACCGAGGTCCTTCAGTACTTGgatgaaaaatatgaaGATTATGCATTCATGGATGTAATGAAAGCATTGAATGACcaattagaaaatttgagTGAATTTTTAAATAGTCCTAATGACactagtttctttttggcaAAGGATGGCGACACTTCGATACGTAAATGTCATTCAAAGCTTTGTCGACTCGCCGCTATTTTAAACATTGTTACAAACGTTTACGTTGATCTTACAACCCTATCGTGTAAGAGAATCATGCAAATTTACAGttatttcaataaaagCGGCTTTTCTCTAATTAAAAACTTAAAACTACTACTCCAAAAGTGTGCATTAGAGGAAATGTATTTACGCCAACATATGCCAGATTCTATTATTACGGAAACTATGCCATTACCCATAGTAGATGTTTCAGGAGATGGGCCGCCGCTTCAAATATATATCCATGATCCAAAAAAGGGTGACCAAAAGGGAAAAGTTACTAGcataaaaacaagaaatactCTCCAAGTGCGAACGACATTGTATACCTTACAATCCAATACTGCAGTTTTATTCCGTTGTTTCCTAAGATTAAGCCACTCCAGAAGTATGGACTTAGAACATAAAGATCTAACAACTGAGATTCACATCTTCGAAAACGTTGTTGAAAATGTTCTCGAAATGTTAAAAGTCACTGAACTTGAAGGTCATTTACCGTACTTTCTTGTTCTACTAAACTTCAATACCTTTGTGTTTACGATTCCAAAAGCTTCTCCAAACTCAACtgaaattttacaaacAATACCTGCTTATATTTTCTATCAAAAGGGAGGTTATTTACTTTATTTGCAAATTATAAGAGATCTTTTTACAAGAAtgacaaaaataaaagatcTTTCTTCCCTTGACAACTTAAATTACATCGACGAATCGAACGGTATTTTAACCTTAAGCTGCTTAATAAATGCCCTAACTTTTATCAACAAGTCTATGCAAACTGAAACCATGGAAAATGTTCAAAGTATAGGTAAGTACTACGTTTCAGTAGATGAAGATTACAATATCATGAAAGCCCTTACGGTTCCTATTAAAGTAATGGCTCTAGCAATGATTTTAGATTTGGATAAATCAGATGGACTGTTCAAGACACAGTCTCGTAATGTGCCTTATTCTGTATTCAAGCAACTCTTGAGTATGCTGAAGAATGTATTCACCACTGTTAACATTCATACCAAAGAACTGTACGAATTGCACTGGGACTTGGTTTTCCCACCAATTAGAAAAATAAACTTATTTGAACAGGTTGATATTCCCGGCGATGTTGCGGCGAATTACTTAACTGAAACCGGGGACGACCTTCCTACAGATAATAGTATTGGTCTTTTCTCACCTGAACAATGGGAAAAGTATGTAAAATTAGCTGGAGAAGATAAGTCAATATACTACCCACAACCAATACAACCACAATACTACAAAGGATGTACGTCCAAGGAGCTAGATGAACTAAGGGATACTTTCTTCAATGATGGACTGCCCTCTAGGATTTTTACAGTACTGCCCTTCTATCCCAAACTTGTCAATGCTTTTGCAAAGACTCTACTACAAATCTTTACAAAATACGATGAACCCAATGAAGTATTTGCTGGCAAAATATTGGATAGGATCCTGGAGACGAGATTGGATGATCCCGCCACTTTGTCCTCATTGATTCATTTATTCGGTATATTCTTAAATGAGAAATATATTTATCAAAAGGCTTCGCACTTGATGCAGAAGTTTATTGAATATCTTGAAAAGTCTTTGAAGCCAGAACATGTTAATACACCTTGGTTTTCGAAAGCTCTTTACGTTTATGAAATCATAATAGCAAAATCAGAATTGCCCCAGTTTGAAGAGCTGTCTAAGGATGTTCTCTTGAGATATCCTTTACTTTCCATGGCCAAAGTCTTCCGCATACCAGAATCTATAAAACAGAAATTGTTCGATATACTAATCAGAGTTTCTGatatttccaatttttATTCCGCGCTGGCAACATCGCGtatattaattttttattctagGGACGAGTTCTACGCTAACAACATAGCAAGATCAGGTATTTTGTCAAGATTACTAAAAGTGATAGgaagtttccaaaaattggaCAAAATTAACTTTCTAGAGtcatcttttcttttattgaCAAGAAGGTGTTTTGAAACAACTGAAAACGTTGACAATTTGATACGTGCAGAAGTTGATAGAAGCTTTACTGCTAGACCGTTAGGCGATGGAGATGATGCTGTGCGTGAATTAACAACTATTTTAGAAGAGAAAGCACACGTAGTTATGCGAAGTCCCTCTCAATTTATTGACATTCTTTGTGAAACGGCTCGATTCCAAgaatttgatgaacaaGGTGCTTTGATTGATTACTcgttgaaaagatttttggataagaaaaaggaagataCTCGAGTAATTCTAGACAAGGCTGATATATATGAGCGGACAGGTATTATGcatttattattatcacaGCTTATGGCTGCTTCTGAAAAAGACTGGTTATCTGAACCGGCTAATTCCTCAGACTTGCCggagaacaagaaaaatcaacTGGACCCATCAAGAAATCCCGTTTGTGCTTACATGGTATTTCTGTTGAAGCTTTTGGTAGAGCTAGTTAGTAGTTACAATCAGTGtaaatttgaatttctaACGTTCAGCAGAAGAAACACATATGCAGAACGCCCAAGACCAAGAACTACCGCTAtcaacttttttctttatagaTTATTGGACAAACCTGTTGGAAATGACCATGATAAGCACG encodes the following:
- the TOM1 gene encoding E3 ubiquitin-protein ligase TOM1, which encodes MVLFTRCEKARKEKLAASYKALVDYLVDCDVPTFLARIETIQEWDRSRDDLYVWIPILDRMDELLSKVAEKYNYKQDSKKESEVKLLEMEAHDVIYCLKMLQFTRRLLLNTENRFVYSSGDVLIHLLNCPNFTIKLAVMRILAILGERFVIAREKIVAHNIFGDHDLRKNALKLALSLSSSVMDEDGEHFSLVDLYFDKKKVPQKWRKLRFTHYTSNGFKKSNLSKNNGNEVTSIKKVTMTSQELCDHSLQEIFNKGMELLPSESWFDFSVKASVAKAFSDDSNENKDLRNLIIETKLNAIAFVNTIFSPPQVSSKLFELDPYAFNSLTDLISLSETKIPKELRTDALFTLECISLKHVWCSDIIRNLGGNISHGLLFQILRYIAKTLREATDEVDEEYNVRFFYLISNLADVKPLHESLFAAGLIPTLLEIVSIRNCSYKRTLASATHLLETFIDNSETATEFIENDGFTMLITSVANEIDFTLEHPETWQPPKYSVVYYSISFRELAYIRSLLKLVLKLLSTDSGDRIRNLIDSPILVSLKKILENKFVFGLNLITYTLDVVQKVINSEPTIYPVLVEAGLIPYIVDNFPKLLGPSAELLSLLPDVISAICLNSEGLNQVKEKGLINHLFDFLLDADHARILTGGDRSTEYGTDIDELARHYPDLKANIVEALCDVIRKMPSAYKDEREFLFTSPKDEKYFFHEKNEEVLVDKEEHEPAYWELLDKGTMLDTFTSVLFGMSLGNGSFSQVPQHLEAKDFLAILFMENPPYEYFTSVAISNVTEVLQYLDEKYEDYAFMDVMKALNDQLENLSEFLNSPNDTSFFLAKDGDTSIRKCHSKLCRLAAILNIVTNVYVDLTTLSCKRIMQIYSYFNKSGFSLIKNLKLLLQKCALEEMYLRQHMPDSIITETMPLPIVDVSGDGPPLQIYIHDPKKGDQKGKVTSIKTRNTLQVRTTLYTLQSNTAVLFRCFLRLSHSRSMDLEHKDLTTEIHIFENVVENVLEMLKVTELEGHLPYFLVLLNFNTFVFTIPKASPNSTEILQTIPAYIFYQKGGYLLYLQIIRDLFTRMTKIKDLSSLDNLNYIDESNGILTLSCLINALTFINKSMQTETMENVQSIGKYYVSVDEDYNIMKALTVPIKVMALAMILDLDKSDGLFKTQSRNVPYSVFKQLLSMLKNVFTTVNIHTKELYELHWDLVFPPIRKINLFEQVDIPGDVAANYLTETGDDLPTDNSIGLFSPEQWEKYVKLAGEDKSIYYPQPIQPQYYKGCTSKELDELRDTFFNDGLPSRIFTVLPFYPKLVNAFAKTLLQIFTKYDEPNEVFAGKILDRILETRLDDPATLSSLIHLFGIFLNEKYIYQKASHLMQKFIEYLEKSLKPEHVNTPWFSKALYVYEIIIAKSELPQFEELSKDVLLRYPLLSMAKVFRIPESIKQKLFDILIRVSDISNFYSALATSRILIFYSRDEFYANNIARSGILSRLLKVIGSFQKLDKINFLESSFLLLTRRCFETTENVDNLIRAEVDRSFTARPLGDGDDAVRELTTILEEKAHVVMRSPSQFIDILCETARFQEFDEQGALIDYSLKRFLDKKKEDTRVILDKADIYERTGIMHLLLSQLMAASEKDWLSEPANSSDLPENKKNQLDPSRNPVCAYMVFLLKLLVELVSSYNQCKFEFLTFSRRNTYAERPRPRTTAINFFLYRLLDKPVGNDHDKHEAKRREVVGMLARSVIIGFLATVQDDKTIKSDVKIVDPHMNFIRKFAIEAIMKAIRNATSSSKLLEGNHLKLDMWFRIITSMVYVQAPHLRQLLDPNKVEADQYQLCKLVIDLGLPSVITEAMASIDLNYPFSKKIFNVAVEALNTISSTRNNFSEHFKIEDHDEVDDEVDESDKEEIPDMFKNSALGMYDVEDIEEDDDDDDDTSLIGDGDAMAFVDSDNGFEVVFSDEDDDMGEEGEEDVHSRSEENDLSSEMNSSTTGGSDVDYEVDDAEGLVINIEQQSGDDEDMADYDIDHSHSSRTGDEDEGSMDVIEVYDDELSSEYDVDLSDYDVDESDWDSGLSSLSISDEEGESSENEPINSTRMGDSRRRWLIAEGVELSDDSQGESEDDGRDVFRDIEHIFSNENEPLFRVHDEMRHRNHRRSINRTHFHSAMSAPSLSLLNRGRRNQSNLINPLGPTGLEQIENDISDQVTVAGSGSRPRSHHLHFSEVLLSGGVFDEPVLDGIILKSTVSRWKDIFDMFYDSKTYANCIIPTVINRIYRVSLDLQENSEKRKQGKSKDKHPIFSEPRVESISSTDAISAEEDSVQASNVSHDDHEPVFVTIQGSEVDIGGTDIDPEFMNALPDDIRADVFAQHVRERRAEARLDSEHNAHSREIDSDFLEAIPEDIREGILDTEAEEQRMFVRIGSSANVLRADDGAIDNDEEAENLDHENSDDRNIAEPEKKKPARIYFAPLIDRAGIASLMKSVFISKPYIQREIYHELFYRLCSSKQNRNDLMNTFLFILSEGIIDQHSLEKVYNIISSRAMGHAKATTVRQLPPDCTPLTVANQTIEILQNLIDADSRLKYFLIAEHDNLIVNKANNKSRKEVLTDKKLRWPLWHLFSLLDRKLITDESVLMDLLTRILQVCTKTLAVLSVSSSGKENLNKKFHLPDFDEDDLMKILSIITLDSCTTRVFQQTLNIIYNLCKIKGCMAIFTQHLVSLAIEIMGKLKDALDGLSREVSTITNGMEINSELLQKFTLPSSDQAKLLKILTTVDFLYTHKRKEEERNIKDLQSLYDQMNSGSVWSSLSECLTQFEKSQAINTSATILLPLIESLMVVCRRSDLSQNRNTANKYEDAKLLDFSKTRVENLFFPFTDAHKKLLNQMIRSNPKLMSGPFALLVKNPKVLDFDNKRYFFNAKLKPDNQERPKLPITVRREQVFLDSYRALFFKTNDEIKNSRLEITFKGESGVDAGGLTREWYQVLSRQMFNPDYALFLPVPSDKTTFHPNRTSGINPEHLSFFKFTGMVIGKAIRDQCFLDCHFSREVYKDILGRPVSLKDMESLDPDYYKSLVWILENDITDIIDETFSVETDDYGEHKVIDLTEGGKDIMVTELNKQDYVKKIVEYKLQTSVKEQMDNFLVGFYALISKDLITIFDEQELELLISGLPDIDVDDWKNNTTYVNYTATCKEVNYFWRAVRSFDAEERAKLLQFVTGTSKVPLNGFKELSGVNGVCKFSIHRDFGSSERLPSSHTCFNQLNLPPYESYETLRGSLLLAINEGHEGFGLA